The Peptacetobacter hiranonis DNA window ATACCTATTAAAAGATATGATTATTATTGAATAGGTATTTTGTCAATTAATTTTGCCTCAAGTACCGTTCTTGCATCGTCAAACTCATAGCTACAAGTAGATAAAGTCAATATCTTGTCTTTATATTTTGGAGTGGCATCCTCATTCCAATATGTTGAGCTAGCTCTTACCTGATTCATATACTCATTGAAGTCGTTCTCTCCATCAAAATCAACTTTTACATAATCAAATTCTGGCTTTGCAACAAAAATAGAAAATGGCTCGTAAATATACTCATAATCTCCTCTGTAGATATGAATTAAAGAATCACTATTCCAAAAATCCTTTTCTTTGAACAGCTCTAAATTGTTAAACATAGTCTTATTCTTCATATTATGCCCGTAGATAACCGTACTCTCATCTGTTTCAAAATTATTTCTATAATCCATAAACAGTGTTCCAGATTTTGAGTCCTCTCCAAGAAAATCTCTGTACAGATAGTAGTCGTTGTTTCCGTAAGATACAACTGGATAATTTATATTTGTATTCTCAACGAAAAGCCAAAGTCTGTAATCGGGATTTATATTTTTTAAATCATCTTCCATAAAACCTTCCTCAGCTTCTGGACTATAATTTTCCCGAATTTCAGTATAGGTATCGCTTGCCTTCTTGTAATCTAAAAGCGTCGTCACGATTTTATAGCCACTAACTGCCATAACCGCGACGAGAACCAGAGAAATAAAATTCCTTAAATGCTTATTCATATCTATATAAAATTTGAAATTAACATCTTTTTAAATGTTATTTTTCAAAAATTTATTTCCTTTCTAAAAATTTTATCTATATATAATTATAACGGCAATTGCAAATATAAACTATATAAAAATAGAATAAATTTATAGTAATATGATATAAAAATAGAATAAATTTATAGCTAACAAAAAATGAAAGTTATAAATAGAAAAGATAAATATTTTGACAGAGTTATTTTTATATGGTAAACTAACATAGTTAATTTAATAGTGAGTAAGCCAGATAATCGTGGGCAGAGAAATCTGCGTGAGGAAAGTCGGGGCTCCACAGAGCAGGGTGCTAGGTAACGCCTAGTGAGAGTGATCTTAAGGAAAGTGCAACAGAAATAAACCGCCAGCAATGGTAAGGATGGAACGGCGAGGTAAGAGCTCACCAGCGGCTAGGTGACTAGTCGGCTATGTAAACCCCACCTGGAGCAAGACCAAAATAGGGCTAAAGAGTATTGCTCGTACTCTCCGGTTGGTAGGTCGCTTGAGCTTATTGGTGACAATAAGTCTAGAAAGATGATTATCTAATACAGAACCCCGCTTATAGACTTGCTCACTTCCGTTAGACTATTAGACGTTGATAATTTTATCAGCGTCTTTTTTATTTCTAAATTAGCTAGAACACGAAAGAAAATTTTTTAGAAAAACTATTGATTTATAATTTGAGATATTACAGAGTTATCGTAGAGTATTTAAGTTGTATAAATTATTTAAAATAATGAAAATAAATGAAAAAAATGGTATGATTATAAGTGGAATATTAACTTATAAATGATATAATAGAGAAGTACAGCTGACAAAGTTAGCTGACAAAAAATCGTATAATACATAGATAAGTTTGATATTATAGATAAATTTGTTGGGCAAGGAGTGAATAGTTTGAATAGTATAATAAAAGGAACTGTTTTAAACGTAACACAGAGATTTTTAAAACAGGAAAGCAAAACAAACAAAAAATTAGACAATATATTAAATAAAAAATTTGAAAAAGTTGAGTTAAATGAAGTTAAATATATAGAATTATTAAAATATAACGTACTATTTTATAAGACTTTATCAAGAAATACAGAACCAATCATATCAAAATGGATACTTGAAAAATATATCCCAGATATAGATGAGTTAGAAAGTGATATAGAACTTATAAATGCTAAATGTAGAAAATACATAAATATAGCTAAAAGAGACGGTATAGAAAATCTAAAAGAGGCAGACCTTCAGAGTTTCAACTACTATGATAAAATGGATAACTCTGAAAAGATAAAAAGACTTCAGAAAGACTACAAAGTTTTAAATATATATATGGAAGTTTTAACTATGACTCTAAGAGAGCTAAGTCTTAGAAAGGAAGAAAGTGCAGAAATCTTCCTTATGAATCCAGCAGATGCTAGAATGGAATTAAAAAGAGAAATCATAGTTATAGTTAATAGAATATTAGCAGGTGGATCTAAAAAAGACGATGCTGCTGATGAAAAACAGCATGTTGAGCACACTGAAGAAAAAAATATAGTAGATGTTGAATTTTTAAGAAGAGTAAAACTTATATCTAATGCAGAACTTAATGATAGTATAGAAGAAGAATTCAAAAGAATATTAACTTTAGAAAACCTAGAAGCCGATGAAGCATATGGATTTGGTGGAAGAGTAATATATGACTTTGCAGCAGCTACAGTATTATTAGAATTCCTAAAAAGTAGAAGTTTAATAGAAGGTGCTATGAGACTTACTGTAGCAGGAGAATTTGGTGAAGAAAACTTCAGCGACTTCTTAACTGCAATAATAAAAGATAGAAAACTAGTAGAGCTTGATACATGGAAAGAAGCATGCAAATACTTTAGAGATAATAAAGAATGTGTAGAAGCTACAACTCCTGCAACTATAAAAAGAACTGTTCCAGCGGATGTAGATATGGATGAATACGCATATATGCTTGAAAATGCTGATAAATCAGAGCCATTTAGAAACAAGCTATCAAGAAGAATAGACCCATCTCTAGTAATACCAGCAGTTAGAGTAAAAGAGGTAGAACCAGAGATAGTTGAAGAAGAAGTAGAAGAAGTAGTTGAGGATACAGTTGATGAAGAAATAGTAGAAGCTGTATCTACAGAAGAAGTTGTTGAAGATGTAGAAGTTCCTTCAAATGCGTCTGATGACCACGAAATACACGTTGATCTTGGAAGAAGAAGAGAAGCTATAAGAAATATAGAAAGACAGGAACTAGAAGCTGAAAGAGTTGAAAGATTAAAACAAGAAGAAGCTGACAAATTAAATGATCCTGTTGAAAGAGCTAAAAAAGCAGTAGATGAACTTAAAAAAGAAATATCTGAAGTTGAAGAAGATACTGATTACGATGAAGTAGTTGAAGAAACAGTAGAAGAAGTATCTATAGATGCAAATATATCAGAAACAGAAGAAGACGATTTACAGGAAATATCTAGAATAGCTGGAATAAATGAAGAGGTTGAAGAAGAAGAGGAAGAAATAGAAGAAGAACCTAAGAAAAGAGGAATATTCTCTATATTTGGAAGAAAAAAAGATGAAGAAGAGTACGAAGAAGAAGAAGACTCTGAAGATAAAGAATACGAAGAAGACAACTACTATGCTGACGAAGATGTTGTAGAAAATGAAGAGAATGAAGAATACTACGACGATGAAGAAGAAGTAGAATATGTTGATGACGATTATGAAGGAGACGATGTTGAAATCGAGGAAGAAGTAGTAATCGTTAAAGATGAAGAATACAAAAAATCTAGAAAAAAATTAGACTTAATAATAGCAGTACTTATAGTTGCAATAGCTGCAAGTGGATACTTCCTAACTATCAATAGAAAAAGACAGCAAGAAGCAGAAAAACAGCAGCAGATAAAACAGGAACAGCAGTTAGAAGAACAGAAAAAAGAAGAAGAACGGAGAAAAAAAGCCGAAGCTGAAAAAATAGCTGCTGAAGAAGCTAAAAGAGCTGAAGAAATGGAAAAAGCTAAACAGGGTGGAGAATACTACAGAGTTTATGCTGGATCATTAAAAGAAAAATCTCATGCTGAAAGCCTAATAACAAACCTTGATAAAAAAGGATTAAAAGGCGAAATGATAAAAATTGGAAACTATTACAAAGTATTTGTAGGTGGAGATACTGGTGTATACTCAGAAGCACAGAAACAGTTATCTGCTATAAAAGCTAAAGGTTTTGATGGATATATAGAAAAATACGACAGATACTGTGACTTAAAAATAGAAGACTTTAGACTAAAAGCTAAAACTATGGACAAAGCACAGGTAGAACAGGCGTACAATGCATTAAAAGAAGAGTTAAAATCTAGAAGAAACTTCAAAGATTACGACAAAATAATGGCACAGACTTATGATGAAATAATGGCTGAAAAAACTGAATAATAGTTAAATAGTATTGCTGTCTGAGTCATCAGGCAGCAATAATTTTAAAAAAGTACTTTAAAATATTTTTAGGTTGGAGTTGGTACCGATGTTAAAACTAGGTGAAAAAATAATATATGAATTATCTGAAGGGTTCAGCTTAGAGGGAATCAATAGATACTCATCTGCTGGGAAAAAGCTATTCATAACAAATTTAGGAAATATAATAATCGGAAATGATGAGGATGTAATGTCTGATAGCGGAACAAGATATGTATATAGCTACTCAGAACATAAAATAAAACTATCAGCTTCTTTAGAAAAAGAGGACATAGTAATATATGACGAAAACGTTCCATTCATTGTTGGAAGTGGTAGAGGGTCAAAAGAAGTTCCAGGAAATTTAAAAATAAGAATGAGCATAAAAGACTATTCTCTAATATGTAAAAATCAGAGAGATTTTATCTTTGAAATAAACGACGATAAATGTTTCTTTATATTAGATGATGATAAAGTATTTATGGGTGGAATAAATAAAGACCATGAAAAATTTGTATTCATCGGAGGGAAAAATAGATTTGAAATATACTACGATGATATAGAAAGATTCCTAATAGAAGGAAGCCAGATCTCATTTAAGGGATATTTCCACATAGAAAGAGAATCAATAATAGCTAGAAGTGTACAGATATTTGCAAATAATATAAATAGAATTCTTCCAAGAGGATTTGAAGAAATGGTAGCTGGAAACAGAAAAATAGGAAATCTTCCTGCAGATAGCGATATAGTATTTAGTAGAATATCTGGAAATATTGGAGGATTTGACTATAATAATTCAAATATGCTGCTAGTTAGATATGCGGACAATCTTATCCTAATAAACAAAAAAACTAAGAAAAATGTAGTGTCTGTAAAATTTGAAGATTGCAGAAGAATAGCTGTTGGTAGAGAAAACATAATATACGATGGAAAGAATATATTTAGACTATACCTAAGCGATAAAAATAAAGAAATAATGGATATAAACTCTATCCCAGATGTTGAAAGAAACGACATAGGATTTACAAAATCTGGTAACCCACTATTTGTAAGAGCTGAAAATGGAATAGTTAGATTTATGAAATCTGAAGAAAAAGAAATAATGGCTATACCAGATAAAGATATAGTTGATATCGTTACAATAAAAGAGAACGACGAAGAAAAAATACACAAAGACTATTCTGCGACAGATATAAGATTTAAAAATGAGTATGTAAGAGTATATCTAAAAACAAGAATGGTAGAAAAACTTTTAAGAGATGTATTTTTAAGCTCTAAAAAAGATATGATTGAAGAAGCAGGAAACAAAGAAATATATCGGAACTGGGCAAAAGCTATGAACGATATGATAATGTACAACTTCTTTGCAGATCTTTATAACGTAAGAAAATTTGTAAAAGAAACTCTTGAACAGGATAATATAACTGATGAGGTTAGAATAAACCTAGTAAATATGCTTTATGATGAAGTTCAGGTACAGAAAGAAAATATAGATACACTTAGTGTTTATATGCCTGATGTTATAGAAAAAAGTGGAGAAAAACTATTTGAAAGAGAAGATATAAAACCAGATAGAAGCATATACAGAATGTTTGGCGATGTATTTGCAGATACAGCATATATGCTAAAAGACGGTTTAAGTGATATTGAGATAATATTAGGAAACTTGGACTTTGTCCTATCTCCTAGTGATAGAAGAAGACATGTCTATAGAATGCTTAAAGAAAATGAAAGCGATAAATTAAATCTATTTATGGAAAAAATACTTAAAAAGCTTAACCATATTATAGACAATATGTACCCATACTACATAAGAGAAATGAACGAAAAACTATACTATGTATTTGCTAAGCTAGGTCATGAATACGACAAGCTTCAGGCTGATGATGTTAAGGAAATTTTATTTGATGAAATAACAGAGATGTATGCCTTTGGGCAGCTTATGTACTCTGAGGAAGATGATACTAGAAGAAAAGAAATCATAGACCAGATTTATAAGACTGCTGATAAGGGAATAAGCGGTATAGATTCTAATAAATTCTTTATCGGAGGTGGTAGATATGAGTAGAAATATTTGGAAAGGCAATTATAGATTTTTAGAACTTGGTAGTGGAGAGGAGCTTTCACACTATCATGAGATAGATTTAGATCAGAAGATGTTAGAAAATCCTCTTTATGAAGAGGGGGATCTTTCTGATTATACAGATGATAGAGAGTCAGGTATATTCAATGATTTTGCAGCAGGTATTGAGATAAGCGATATAGATGATGATGCTGATGTAGATACTCAGTATCTTGAATTTGAAACTGACTTGGATGACTTTGATGAAGAGATAGATATGGATATAGAAGAATTACTGAATGATTTACAGTAGTAAATAGAGAGGGTTGGTGAAGTATCAACTCACTTCAAGAAAGATGTCATAGCCAAAAACACTCCAGGCTTCAGCGACACGCCCATTTATGTAACACATTTAAATGTTGCGTGTCGCTTGCAGATTGTCGTAGTTTTTGGCTATATCCATCTTTTTGCGAGAATAATATATTCACTAACCCTCTATTTTTATGTAAATCTTTCAGTAATTTCTTAGAAGAAGAGAGAAATCGGTTTGAATGGTGTAAATAGTAGAAGTTTTGAGATAAATGATAAGAAAAATTAATTATTATGTTTTAGTAGATAAGTAGGGTATAATTTTTTGTATGTAGAAGGAAATACCTTAGATTAAACCTAAAATACTATGGATTAAACAGTTTACTTGCATTAAAAAAGAAAGGTAACAAGTTATAAGCGACAATACTGCAAGCGCCCCACAACCGCTAAATGTGTTATATTAACGGGTGGGTCGCTGAAGCCTGGAGCACATAACTGTTACCTTTCTTTTTCCTATCCAAATATTTTTTTTAATTCAGAAATAAGTAATATATTTTCTTCAGGTTTTAATATACAAACCCTAAAGAAATATTCATCTAATCCATCAAATGAAGCACAATCCCTGATTATTATTCTTTCTGGAATTAGCTCATTTCTCAATTCTTCTGCTGTCATTCTTCTATCCACTATCTCACAAAGCACAAAATTACCATAAGTGTTATAAACCTTAACACCTGGAAGGAATCTTAACTCACTTTCAAGATAATCTCTCTCCTTGCTCATGTGCTCAATAGTTTCGTTGATGAAATCATCATCGACAAACATAATCTCGCCCATTCTAGATGCGACAACGTTTATATTCCAAAGGTCAAGTCTTTTATTTATAGCTTCTTTAACTTTTTCATTTGAAATAAGTCCGTATCCAAGTCTGATACCAGGAGTAGAGAAGAACTTAGAAGTTCCCCTTATCACAAATAAATTGTCGAACTCGTCTACAAGTGGAGTAGATGAGTATTTTGATGTGTCTGTAAACTCAACATAAGTTTCGTCAATCATAACATAACATCCACAAGTAGATACTATCTCTCTTATCTGGTCCTTAGAAAATGCAAATCCTGTAGGGTTGCAAGGGTTACAGATTATAAGAAGTTCGTAGCCACCTTCTTTAACAGTATTTGCCAAGTCTTTAGGATCTATTTCAAAATGATTTTCTTTTTTAGAGTAGTATTTTTTGATTTCACAGCCAATTTTATTTAATTCTTTTTCGTATTCAGAATAGGCTGGAGATACAAGTACCGCTTTTTTAGGGTTAACTGTGCCGATAAATGAAGATATTAGCTCAGTTGCACCACTTCCAAGTACTATATTTTCGCTGTTGCATTTGCAATATGTTGATATAGATTTTTTTAGCTCTACGTATTCTGGATCAGGATACATTGAAACCATGTCTATGTTGTCTATTACATACTGTTTAGCCTTTTTTGAAGAGCCAAATGGATTTATATTTGAACTGAAATCCATGAAGTCCTCTTTTGAAAATCCGTATTTTGCGGAAAGTTCATATAAATTTGCACCGTGATTTACACTCATAATGATACCTCCCAAATTTTATTTATCGTATTTTTATTGTATTAATTTTCTTCATCGAAGTTTATTATAAATTCTTCATCCCCACTGTTTATTTTAAGTATAGAAAGATTGAAGTTATCGTCGAATATAGAAACATTGTAAGTGAATACATCTCCGTTTTCTTTTTTAGACATTAAAAGATATGTTCCGTTTTCTTTGTCCTCTATTTCATCGCATATATCGTTGTAAACTTCTTCTCCAGTGAAAAATCCTGTATATCCTGATGATTTTATTTTTTCTTCTATTGCTTTGTATAATTTTTGCATATTGTCACCTCTTTTAAATTTTATATCGTAAATTTATTATAACATATAAGAGAGAGAATTAAATTAAAGTAGCACAATAGAAAAAAATTTACAAATTGTAATCATATAAAATAATAGTTTTGATAAATAAAGATAAAAACAATACTTGAAATATTCAGAAAATATTGACTATATAAAAGAAAAGTAGTAAGATAAAACTTATAAAAAATAATAAAAATAATAAATTTAGAACAAAATTAAAAAATTAATTTGAGGGGGATTAAAAAATGATATTAGAATACGATAAAGCACTTGAAATACTTAAAAAATACAATCAGGACGATTTTCATATAAGACATGGGGAAGTTGTTTCTGGTGTTATGAGATATTTTGCTAAGGAATATGATCCTGAGAGAGAAGATTTTTGGGCAACAGTTGGACTACTTCACGATATAGATTTTGAGATGTATCCAGATGAACACTGTATTAAAGCAGAAGAACTTTTAAGAGAAAATGGATACGATGAAGAGTTTATCCATGGGGTTGTTTGCCATGCTTATGGAATATGTGAAGGGCTAGAAAAGAAACCTGAGCATATAATGGAAAAGATTTTATTTGCCACAGATGAGCTTACAGGACTTATAGGTGCAGTTGCTATAATGAGACCTTCTAAGAGCGTTATGGATTTAGAGTTAAAATCTGTCAAGAAGAAATTCAAAACTCCTAAGTTTGCAGCAGGATGTTCAAGAGATACAATCAAAAAAGGTGCTGAAGAACTAGGATGGGAACTAGATGAACTAATGCAGAGAACAATAGATGCAATGAGAAGTTTATCACCTAAAATGGATATATAGTCATCGAGTTTTTTCAGTAGCAAATTTTACGCACAAACACAATTAATCGCTCTCCTGGCTTCGACGGCTCACCCATAAATGTAACACATTTCAAGGTTACGAGCCGTCTGCAGATAGTCGGTGCGATTTAATTTGTGTTAGCACGCAAAATTTTGAGCTACTGAAAAATCAACTTCGATGAGTTATATATCAATCTTTAGGTTTCAAAACTTGCGAGTTTGTGGTAAAAGTATAGGTACAGTTTAAATTATTTAAGATTATTTATTTCTATTACTACACGATATTTTCATTTCAGATTGTTAAAAATCACTTTAACTAAATGTTAAGGTGATTTTTTGTTGTATGAATTTTAGATGATAGAATTGGAATTTTTGTTTGAAAAAGATATGTTTTAGAGTATAATATATAATATCCAAAAATTATTTTTGATGAGAAATTCTTTTTTGAAGAATAATTAATAAATTCTAAATAACCCAGATAGCTGGTAGGAGGAAATTATGTACAAAGTAACTGGAAAGATGTTCACAGAAGAACAGATAAGAGAAAAGGTAATAGAATTAGGTAAACAGATAGAAAATGACTACAAAGGTGAAGAAGTTTTAGTAGTTGGTATTTTAAAAGGTGCAAATGTGTTCACTTGTGACCTTATAAGACAGATAGACTTAGATGTTAAGATAGACTTTATGAGTGTTTCAAGCTATGGTTCAGGAACTGAGTCTTCAGGTACAGTTAGAATATTAAAAGACTTAGATACAGATATAAAAGGAAGAAATGTTCTTATAGTTGAAGATATAATAGACTCAGGTAGAACTCTTAGCAATTTAGTTAAAGAGCTACAGATAAGAGAGCCAAAGAGCTTAAAATTATGTACTCTACTAGACAAACCAAGCAGAAGAGTTGTAGATGTAGATGTTGAATACGTTGGATTTGAAATAGAAGATAAATTCATAGTAGGATACGGAATAGACTATGCAGAAAAATATAGAAATCTTCCTTATATAGGAATAGTTGAAGACGTAGCTGAATAATTGATTATACAAGGCATGCTTTTTAAGTATGCCTTTAAATTTGTAGATGTATGAAAAATAAATATTATAATTAGAAAGGAATCAGATTAGATGAATATAAATTATTTTGAACATATTCAGGCTCCAATACTTTTATTTTTCCAGAGTATTAGGAACCCGATTTTAAATTTACTTTTTTTATTTTTTACTATTAGTACGGAAACACCAGTAGTTGTAATATTTACAGCCATTATGTACTGGTGTATTGATAAGAAAATAGGACGGAGAATGTTATACGCACTTACAGGAAATATTGCTTTAAATGGGGCAATTAAGGATTATTTTAAGGTAGAAAGACCTATTGGAAAGTTTGGACTTGAGTCTATGAGAGTTGAAACTGCGACAGGATATTCATTCCCAAGTGGGCATACTCAGACTGCGACTACATTTTGGACTTCTTTAGCGGTTCAGTTAAAGAAAAAATGGGTGTATGTTTTAGCAGCAGTTATGGCTATAGGTGCTGGTATTTCAAGACTTTATCTAGCTGTTCATTGGCCAATGGACGTTGTTGCAGGGCTTATTCTTGGATTTTTATTTACTATACTTTTAATAAAGATAATGGATAGATCTGAAAAAAGTGGAAAATATTGGGAAATGATACTTATTTTAGTTCCGCTTGCGATAATGGCATTTGTGCTAAAGAGCAGTGATTATACTAAACTTTTTGCACTTATGTTTGGATTTACTATCGGATATATTTTGGAAAGAGAGTATGTATCTTTTGAAGTCATAGATAGAAAAAATATGAGCAATGGAGAAATTATTAAAAAGAATGGGAAAAGATTCTTAATAGGAATGCTTAGTTTAGGTGTTGTTTATTTAGGATTAAAACTTGTATTTTCTTTATTTGGAGCAGCTGATGGAAGTACACTTGATATGGTGCTAGATTTTGTTAGATATTCGGCTGTTGTTATTCAGGGGGTAGCTGGTGCTCCATATTTATTTAAAAAAATGGGAATATAATTTTTAGATAAGAGTTTAAAAAAATTCTTAGGAAGGGAAATATTATGAAGAAGGTTGTTATAATCGGTGCTGGACCTGCAGGTATGACTGCAGCGTATTCGGCATCGCAAAATGGTATAGATGTTGTTTTGGTAGAGAAAAATGAGAGAGTAGGTAGAAAACTACTGATAACTGGAAAAGGAAGATGTAATATAACTAATAACTGTGAGGTTGAAGAGTTAATTGCAAATGTAAATACAAATGGAAAATTTTTATACAGCGCATTCTACACATTTACAAATGATGCGGTTATGGAAATGTTTGAAAGTTTAGGTGTTAGGTTAAAGACAGAAAGAGGAAATAGAGTTTTTCCTGAGAGTGATAGAGCAATGGATGTCGTTGATGCTATGGCTAGACTTATAAAGAGAAAAAATATTAAGTTAGTTACAGGAAAAACTGTCAAAGATATAAAAGAAAAGAATGGAAAAGTTGAGTCTGTTGTTTTAAGTGACGGAAAAGAGATTAAGACAGATGCTGTTATAATTGCTACAGGTGGTGCAAGTTATCAGAGAACTGGATCTACAGGAGATGGATATAGACTTGCTGAGAAATTAGGTCATAAGATAACTCCTTTAAAGCCTTCTTTGATAGGTCTTGAGATACAGGAAGATTTTGTGCATAAGTTAAAAGGTCTTAGTCTTAGAAATGTTGCAATAAAGGTATTTGGCAAGAAGAATAAGAAGATATACGACGATTTTGGTGAAATGGAATTCACTGATTACGGTGTAGATGGGCCGATTATCAAATCTGCAAGCTGTATAATGAGGGATTTATCTAAGGAAAGTTATAAAATTTCTTTAGATTTAAAACCAGCTTTAGACCACGAAAAGCTTGATAAAAGAGTGCAGAGAGATTTCCAAAAATATATAAATAAGAGATTTGAAAACTCCCTATCAGATTTACTTCCAAGTAAGATGATACCGGTAGTCGTGGAACTTTCTGGCATAGATCCAGCTACTCCGGTAAATTCTATAACTAAGGAAGAGAGAAGAAATCTTGTCGATACTATAAAAAATATTGAGTTGCATGTTAAGAGATATAGACCTATGGAGGAAGCGATAGTTACTTCTGGTGGGGTTAAGACATCTGAGATAAATTCTAGTACTATGGAGTCTAAGTTAATCGAGGGACTTTATTTTGCTGGGGAAGTGATAGATGTTGATGCTTACACTGGAGGATTTAACTTACAAATTGCGTTCTCTACAGGATATCTAGCAGGTAGCAACATATAAAACCTCGGTAAAAGGGCAATAGAATAACTACTATCAGTTTCAGGCTTCGACGCTTTCTTTGTTTTATTCGAACTCTGTTCGAAAAACAATGTTGAAAGCGTCTGTAGATTTTTAAATAAAGCGTTTTAGCCAGTAAAATTTTTTAGTTATATATAAACTGATTGCTTTGTTTGAAGGAGTTTATTTCATTTATGCTAAAGTGTTTTTTTGTTTATTTTACTTTTTATATTTAGTATTACTAAACTCTTGATTTTTCTGAAAATTTAAATTACAATTAAAATAAGGAAAGGATGGGGTGCCAATGCTGGTAGAGGAACTTAATTTGGAAACTAGGTGCAAAATTTACACAATTACGAAGAAGGTTTTAAGAAAGTATCAAAAGGGAATCATTTCTGGTAAGCTAACATCTGACAAGTTTGTTCATAATATTTTGGGAGATGTTTCTATTCATGAGGTTCTTCCTGATGAGATTTTGGAAGAGAGTGATTTTATAGATTCTTATCATCATTATGTGGATAAGCTTATTTGTATTCAGAACGAAAATCTCATAAATAGCAAAAATAGGAATTACAAAAAAGCTAATGAGAAACCAGATGTGTCTAAAGTGATGAAGTTAAAGCATCTCCTTAATGATACTGGATATGTTCTGTCTATCCCTTGTCAATATCTAACAATTAGCGATATTGATAATATATCAAAATATATTACAACAGGAGATATAGACTTAGGTAATGAAAAGATTTACAATTACGTTTACAAAGAACACTAGAACAAAAAAGGAGTAAGCAGTTTTTGAATTGAAAAATATTTAAAGACTGTTTGCTCCTTTTTTATTTTTAATTAAAAATGGTGTAGAATATGTTAGAATATATATTAATTGAAAAGTAATTTCTTTAAGAAAAACTTTAAAGAAATTTAAAAATAAATTTTGAATAGATTAAATTATTTTGACTATAGGAGGTGGACTGCCAAGTTGGCAAATTGATATGACTGAAGAGTATATGAAGCGAATGAAGAATCTTGTTGAGATTTCTAAGTTGGTTACACAGTCTCAGGATTTCTTCAAGATAAAGGATATTATAGTCAGCAAGATGTTGGATGTTGTTCATCCGGCAAAAGCTTGTGTAAATATTTTTTACAACGACGATTTTAATTATGCGTATTTGGTTTGCTCAAACACTTTAAAATATATTCCAACTGTTTTTGAAGGAGTAGATAGAC harbors:
- a CDS encoding BaiN/RdsA family NAD(P)/FAD-dependent oxidoreductase, which produces MKKVVIIGAGPAGMTAAYSASQNGIDVVLVEKNERVGRKLLITGKGRCNITNNCEVEELIANVNTNGKFLYSAFYTFTNDAVMEMFESLGVRLKTERGNRVFPESDRAMDVVDAMARLIKRKNIKLVTGKTVKDIKEKNGKVESVVLSDGKEIKTDAVIIATGGASYQRTGSTGDGYRLAEKLGHKITPLKPSLIGLEIQEDFVHKLKGLSLRNVAIKVFGKKNKKIYDDFGEMEFTDYGVDGPIIKSASCIMRDLSKESYKISLDLKPALDHEKLDKRVQRDFQKYINKRFENSLSDLLPSKMIPVVVELSGIDPATPVNSITKEERRNLVDTIKNIELHVKRYRPMEEAIVTSGGVKTSEINSSTMESKLIEGLYFAGEVIDVDAYTGGFNLQIAFSTGYLAGSNI